A genome region from Meleagris gallopavo isolate NT-WF06-2002-E0010 breed Aviagen turkey brand Nicholas breeding stock chromosome 9, Turkey_5.1, whole genome shotgun sequence includes the following:
- the LOC100547482 gene encoding myotubularin: FFPQCLRNAAFLTDKDVIYMCPFNGPVKGRVYITNYRLYLRSVENDPVVVLDVPLGVISRIEKMGGASSRGENSYGLDITCKDMRNLRFALKQEGHSRRDIFEVLTKHAFPQSHNLLFFAFANEEKFSENGWMVYNPMSEYRRQGLPNERWRVTFINEHYGLCDTYPSLLVVPYNATDDDLKKVAAFRSRNRIPVLSWIHPENQAVIMRCSQPLVGMSGKRNKDDERYLDIIREANGQISKLTIYDARPNVNAVANKATGGGYESEDAYPNAELFFLDIHNIHVMRESLKKLKDIVYPNVEESHWLSSLESTHWLEHIKLVLTGAIQVADKVSSGRSSVLVHCSDGWDRTAQLTSLAMLMLDSYYRTIEGFEVLVQKEWISFGHKFASVRTGR; the protein is encoded by the exons ttcttcccccaatgtttaagaaatgctgcatttcttaCAGACAAGGATGTTATTTACATGTGTCCATTTAATGGCCCCGTTAAAGGAAGAGTATACATCACAAACTATAGGCTGTACCTAAGAAGTGTGGAAAAC GATCCAGTTGTGGTATTGGATGTTCCACTGGGTGTAATTTCAAGGATTGAAAAAATGGGAGGAGCTTCAAGCAGAGGAGAGAATTCTTATGGATTAGATATAACGTGTAAA GATATGAGAAATTTACGCTTTGCATTGAAGCAAGAAGGGCACAGTAGAAGAGATATATTTGAAGTCCTCACAAAACATGCTTTTCCCCAGTCACATAACCTG cttttttttgcctttgcaaatgaagaaaagttCTCTGAGAACGGATGGATGGTGTACAATCCAATGTCTGAATACAGAAGACAA GGACTCCCTAATGAACGATGGCGAGTAACATTTATTAATGAACATTATGGACTGTGTGACACGTATCCATCGCTCCTTGTAGtgccatataatgcaacagATGATGACCTCAAGAAAGTGGCGGCATTTAGATCCCGAAATAGAATTCCG GTTCTATCATGGATTCATCCAGAGAATCAAGCTGTTATCATGCGCTGCAGTCAGCCCCTGGTTGGAATGAGTGGGAAGCGAAATAAAGACGATGAAAGATACCTTGATATCATCAGAGAGGCTAACGGACAAATCTCAAAGCTGACCATCTATGATGCTAGACCCAATGTCAATGCAGTTGCAAACAAG GCCACTGGGGGGGGTTATGAAAGTGAAGATGCATATCCCAATGCGGAGCTTTTCTTCTTGGACATTCATAATATTCATGTCATGAGGGAATCGTTGAAGAAGCTGAAAGACATTGTTTATCCTAACGTGGAAGAGTCACACTGGTTGTCAAGTCTGGAATCAACCCACTGGTTAGAACATATAAAG CTTGTCTTGACAGGAGCTATTCAAGTGGCAGACAAGGTATCCTCAGGAAGGAGCTCTGTGCTGGTTCACTGCAGTGATGGCTGGGACCGAACAGCACAGCTGACATCACTGGCCATGTTGATGTTAGACAGCTACTACAGAACAATTGAAGGGTTTGAAGTTCTGGTGCAAAAAGAGTGGATAAGCTTTGGACACAAATTTGCATCGGTAAGAACTGGAAGATAA